The Brassica napus cultivar Da-Ae chromosome C7, Da-Ae, whole genome shotgun sequence genome has a segment encoding these proteins:
- the LOC106436944 gene encoding uncharacterized protein LOC106436944: protein MKRDLSVEEENMCTSLLTAFVVLSMACLKHFYSVSYLIEKWRSLVFLLLNVVLLAVYFTSTRPISCETRDLKTRRGSRMRMVRRKTRKTRMVEEPACSGQDFLVVEPMEVIKNCVVEETKRVCPEFEETVKGCLLHKKEVESNGEEDDFEPGRLSNEELNERVEAFITTFRKHLVLDARRGRYRETDQKMRSKDSDVRFLGREVTCSV, encoded by the coding sequence ATGAAGAGAGACCTTAGCGTGGAGGAAGAGAACATGTGTACATCGTTGTTGACTGCTTTTGTTGTTCTCTCAATGGCTTGTCTAAAACATTTCTACTCAGTATCTTATTTGATTGAGAAATGGCGTTCTTTAGTCTTTCTTCTACTCAACGTCGTTCTCTTGGCAGTTTACTTCACATCGACTCGTCCTATTTCCTGTGAGACTCGTGATTTGAAGACTCGTCGTGGAAGTAGAATGAGGATGGTGCGACGTAAGACTAGGAAGACAAGAATGGTGGAGGAACCAGCTTGTTCTGGACAAGATTTTCTTGTTGTCGAGCCAATGGAAGTGATCAAGAACTGTGTCGTGGAGGAGACGAAAAGGGTTTGTCCTGAATTCGAGGAAACTGTGAAAGGTTGCTTGCTTCACAAGAAGGAGGTAGAGTCtaatggagaagaagatgatttTGAGCCAGGGAGGTTATCTAATGAGGAGCTTAATGAGAGAGTGGAGGCGTTCATCACAACGTTCAGAAAACATTTGGTACTTGATGCGCGGAGAGGTAGATATAGAGAAACTGACCAGAAGATGAGATCAAAAGACTCTGACGTTAGGTTTTTAGGTCGAGAGGTCACTTGTTCAGTTTAA